A portion of the Pelagibaculum spongiae genome contains these proteins:
- a CDS encoding YgjV family protein, producing the protein MFDMNWLEIFGYVASIITGISLTMNSIVRLRWLNLLGASCFGTYGVLIGATPVAALNYFIACANIYYLWKMYNEKAHFSYLDIDLDDKYLDAFLKFNNTDVKALFPSFDIEKASQKETISMMIHRDLALAGVFIGSRSGKDTLDVELDFVLPQYRDLKAGQYIFKENADFFTKQGIKLVTCKSGSVGHDRYLENMGFARDGNDYSLKLA; encoded by the coding sequence ATGTTCGATATGAATTGGTTAGAAATTTTTGGCTATGTAGCCTCTATTATCACCGGCATCAGTCTGACGATGAACTCTATCGTTCGATTGCGCTGGCTCAACCTGTTAGGTGCATCCTGTTTCGGAACCTACGGTGTATTAATTGGTGCGACCCCGGTTGCTGCCCTGAACTACTTCATTGCTTGTGCAAACATTTATTATTTGTGGAAGATGTATAACGAGAAGGCTCACTTCAGCTATCTCGACATCGACCTTGACGATAAGTATTTAGATGCTTTTTTGAAGTTCAATAACACGGATGTAAAAGCACTATTTCCAAGCTTTGATATTGAAAAAGCCAGCCAAAAAGAAACTATTTCAATGATGATTCACCGTGATCTGGCATTGGCAGGTGTATTTATCGGTAGCCGCAGTGGTAAAGATACATTAGATGTTGAGCTGGATTTCGTACTCCCTCAATACCGTGATTTAAAAGCCGGCCAGTATATTTTCAAAGAAAATGCTGATTTCTTTACCAAGCAAGGGATTAAATTAGTCACTTGTAAAAGCGGCAGCGTTGGCCACGATCGCTATCTCGAAAACATGGGTTTTGCCCGTGACGGTAACGACTACAGCTTGAAACTGGCTTAA